TCAACTGATTTCATAGCACCGTCAAGTGCATCCATAACCGGTATCATATCTTTAGCAAACTTTTCGTTGGCATATTCCACCGCTGTATATTTTTCACGTTCTAGTCTTTTTTTAATATTTTCAAAATCTGCATGGACACGTGCATAAGTGTCTTTTAACTCTTGCAGTTCTTTTTGAACCAATTCAAAATCGTTACCTATGATATCTTCATCTGTCTCAGATTCCTGAGATATATCCGTAACTTCTTCTTCTATTTCTTGAGGTTCTTTTTGAATCTCTTCGTTTATTTCTTCTTTAGACATAATTGTTAAATTTACTCCTATTTAAAAAGATAACATCATTATGACATATGAGTGTAACAATGTCAAGTATGAATTAAATATAATTATGAAGATTAATTGAGTCATATAGACTAAAGTGTCAATGAAAATAAGATTAAATTATTTTTAAAGACACTTTGGATAACATATTTTGTTGAATAATATAAAGGTAGTTAGTGTGTTTAATAAAAATTTATTTGTTTTAATAACAGGAATCTTTTTACTAATTGCTATCAATATATTTTATATCAACTCTTCAATTTCACAAAATCAAAATATACGAGATAATGTAATCTTAGAAGAGGTACAAAGCGTAAGCGCTTTTTTTAAAAGTTTTAGAAAAACATATCAAGATATTTTTGTTGAACAACATATTAAACTAACAGAAGAAAATATACAATTTTTACCCGTAAGGACTTCAAACAAACTAAGTCAAAACCTCTCTGATTTTTTGAATGCAAAAATTATTTTAAGAACGGTATCAGACAAACCGAGAAATAAAATAAATCAGGCAAACGAAAAAGAAATCTCTGTTATGAAAGAGTTCTTGGATAAACCTGAAAAAGAGTATATTTTAAATCATAATAACTATATATATAAATATTATGAACCGCTTTATATAACAAAGAACTGTTTAAAGTGCCATGGAAGTAAAGAGGAAGCACCTAAAATAATTAAAGAAAATTATAAAGAAGCTTATAATTATGAACTTGGTGATTTGCGTGGTATTATAAGTTTTGAGATAGACAAGCACTCATTGATGAGTGTATTAGAAAAAGAAAATCAAGTATCTATATTTTATATAACTGCCAATATAATAATATTGACTACTATTATTGCTTTTTTATACTACAAGATGTATAGAAATAATCAGAAAAATGAAAAGGTTTTAACTCTTAAAAATAATTATTTAGAGAGAAAATACATAGAATTTTCACAGTTTTTAGAAGCCGTAGGACAAAGTGAAATTTTGTCAAAAACAGATTCAAAGGGCATCATAACTTACGTAAATGACAAGTTTTCGGAAATAAGCGGATATTCAAAAGAGGAATTGATAGGACAGTCCCATAATGTTTTAAGACATCCGGATGTAGATGATAAAGTATATAAACTTATGTGGAGCACCATCACGCATAAAAAAGTTTATAGAGGAATTTTAAAAAATAAAAGAAAAGACGGAACTTCTTATCATGTAGATTGTACCATAGTTCCTATTTTGAATGAAAACTCAGAAATAAAAGAATATATAGCTATGAGGCATTATGTTGAAGATATGATGAATCATACTAGTATGTTGTTGGATATTTTAAAATCTTCTAAAAATTTAGTGTTAATGCTAGTTAAATTAGATAGGTATGAAGAATTAGAAGAATTTTATACAAAAAACATTACAGATATAATCGAAAATAAATTTATGAGTAAATCGTTGGCATTTTTGCCTCCAAATTCAGGTTTTAGAAGAACTTTTATGTTAGGAAACGGTGAGTTTGCTTTTATACAAGAAGTTAAAAGTGAAGATAAGGATTTTCTTGAAAAATTACAATCGACAATAGCCGAATTTCAAGAAAATGTTAAAAAAACAAAGTTTATCGTAGAAGGTTATAAATACGATCCTGAAGTTATAGTTAGTTATGTAATCGGTTCTGAAAACTTATATGAAGATGCAAAACTAGGCTTAAAATATCTTGTAAAAAATAGATTGTCATTAGTAGAAGCAAAAGATTTTTTAAATCAGAGTAGAAAAGCTTCACAAAAAAATATAGATGTAATAAATATGATTAAAGAAGCATTGGAAAATAAAAAAGTAGTTTCTTATTTGCAACCTATTATAAATAACAGGACAAATAAAATAGATAAATATGAATCTCTTGTTAGAATAATCGACAATAAAAATAACGTAATAGTACCTTTTACCTTTTTAGAAGTATCTAAAAAAGGTGGTTATTATGATTTGATTACTCGTGTAGTAATAGATAATGTTTTTAATTTTTTAAATACAATGGATGAAAAAATATCAATAAATTTTTCTTATTTGGATATAGCCAATAATGAAACTTTGGAATATTTTTATGAGAAACTTGAGAACTGTAAAAAATGTAAAAATCTAATAGTCGAATTATTGGAAGACGAAAGAGTTAAGGATTTTAAAGGACTTGAAGACTTTATATTTAAAGTTAAAAGCAGCGGTGTTCAAATAGCTATAGATGATTTTGGAGAAGGGTACTCTAATTTTTCCAGATTATTGAGATTTCATCCTGATATTATAAAAATAGACGGAAGTCTGATAAAAAATATAAATCAAAATGCTCACAATAGAAATGTAGTTGAAACTATAGTAGCCTTTGCAAGAAAAGAAAAAATTAAAACCGTGGCCGAATTCGTGCACTCAAAAGAAGTTTTGGATGTAGTAAATGAGATAGGCATAGATTTTTCACAAGGTTTTTACCTAGGTGAACCAAGGGCTGTATAAATATTTATTTTAGAGAGGAATCGGCAAGAGTTAGGCAAAATACGGTATTTATATCTTTTTGTTTTAAAGCATTTATAGCCTGAGTTAAAGTCGAACCTGTCGTGATAATGTCATCAACTAAAATTGCCTCTTGCATAGTGATGTTCTTAAGCTCAAAATTTCTGGGATTAGCCAAACGGTACTCTTTACTTTTGCCAGAATAGCTTACATCGTTTTTAGCTTGTAGTTTATTAAAAAGAGGTTTTATATTTGTACTTTTTAATTGATTGTTAAGTATAGCGGTATGTGAATATCCGCTTTTGCTATTGTCATCAATGGCTATTGAATAAAGAGGATATGAAAACTCAAATTCTTCGGCAAATTTTCTAAAAGAGTTCTTTGCCAATATATTATATATATAGTATCCCGCATCCGTATGTTTTGTATGTAAAAGATTTTTTATATCGTTATATTTGTAAAAAGATATAACTTGTGTATTTTGAATTTTTCGTTTGTATATTTGTGGTTTTAAAAAGTTTTTTTGGCAGCTTTTACATATATGTGCGAAAGATAAGCTCTCACACAATATACATCTCATATAGAGTCTTTTACGCTTTTGCTAAATAAAGCTTCTTTGGTTATAAGTTTTTCTGAAGGTTGTGCAATATAGTAACCTTGCATATAATCAACCCCCAACTCTTTAAGTTTTTCATATACCTCTTTAGAGTGTACAAACTCTGCGATTGTTTGCATATTTGCTTCTTTCGCAAAATGTACAATACTCTTTACAACTCTAAAATCTTTACGGTTTTTGTCTATATTTTTTACTAAAGAACCGTCTATTTTTAAAAAATTTGCTTCTATATCCAAGATGGTTTTAAAGTTTGAGTAACCGCTTCCAAAATCATCTATAGATACTTTGGCGTTAAAACTGTGTAATAGATTTATTTTTTCTTTAAAAAGAACTATATTTTCTATATCGTCACTCTCAAGTATCTCAAAAGTAACCCTAGAAGCAAGATTTGGGTTAGCCGTAAATGTTTCTGTTATAGTGTTTTCAATATCTTCGTTTATAAGGTCTGAAAAATTTATATTTATACTGACGGACTCTTTTGAATCTTTAAACTTATCAAATACGACAGAGAGAATTCTTTGCGTTAATTTATAGTGTATGTTTGTATGTTTAAGTCCAGGAAGAAAGTATATCGGAGGTATGATTTCATCATTTTTATCTATTATTCTAACCAAAGCTTCATATTTTATTATATTTTTAGAGTTGTGATCATAAATAGGTTGGTAAAAACATATAACCCTATTATCATAGAGGGCTTGTTTTACAAACTCTATATCTATCGATTTTGATAGTATCGTACTATCTGATGTTTCATTATAGTTAATTATTCGGTTTCTACCCTCTTTTTTTGCAATATAGAGCATTTTATCTGCTATTTTAATAGCTTCATTTAAATTTTTTTCTTTAGCAGGGTTATCATAAACCCCTATAGATATCTGCATATCTATTTTATTGTTTTCATAGGAAAAAATATGAGAGTGTATATTTTCTCTTATACGTTCACATATGTCTGATGAGATATTATTTGAGTATCTATTATGTATAAGAAGTAAAAACTCTTCACCGCCGTAACGAATCAAAATATCGATATCTCTGATAGAACTTTTAATTATCATCGTAGTCTGAGAAAGGATGAAGTCTCCTGCTTTATGCCCGTAAGTATCATTTATTAGTTTAAATCTATCCAGGTCTAACATAGCTATAGAATAGTGATTTAGATTTAAGTTTGGAGATATTTCCTGCAAATAATTTCTGTTGAATGTTTGTGTTAAAGGGTCTGTAAATATTTTTTTCCTGGTAATAAAATAATGAAAAATTTGCATAGCCGTCATAAGCAAGAGTAAAAATGTAAAAATAATTAAGATAACAAAAAAGGTCTCAATAGGTTTAACAAGTTGTAAAATTGTTTGTTGAATTTTTGTAGTTATATCTACACTTAATATTCCTATTACCTTGCCTGAACTTTTTATCGGATAAAGGTAAGTTAAATAAAGGTTCTGCATATTGGATTGTCGAATAACTTGTGGTTTTGATTGTTTATAAAGTAAATTATATTTTTCGTTAAATACGTCAAATTTTTGATAAAAATCCGCCTTGTCTTCTTTTGAAGCATCTAGTAAAAATCTAAATCTATTTCGTTCGTCTTTGTATAATAGATATATGTATTTTAAATTAGGTGTTAAAAAAAGAGATATTTTCTGTTCATAATCTTCTCTTGTTTTTTTATCGGATAGCAGATTAACGAGATCGGCTTCTGTTTTAATAGCGTTGTTGTTAATTATATCTTTTTCTATGTTTTGAAGCACATAGCCGACATTTTTTATTTTATTGTCTTCTATGCGATAAAATATATCGTTTTGGGCTTGCTTTATATAAACGTATATATAGATAAAAAAGATACTTAGAAAAATAAGTAATAAAAATAAAAAAAACTCTTTTTTCTTTACCATACTTTTTCCTCTAAGTATGATTTTAAGCCACTGGATATCTTAATGGATTGTTTTTGTATCCTAGGTTTTAGTATTACAATGTTGGGTCTTCCTTTTTTCCAAAAAAACGCTCCAAAACTTTGTGGTATTTGTGATAAAAGTTTATAATCTAAAACAAATATAGCTTTTGATGAACACTCTTTAGGCAGTTTATTTTGGTTTTGTAAAATTATTATATTTGCATAAATGCAATTTGGCGTAGTTTTTAGTGAACTGTTTTGAGATAATGTATTTAGAATATTTTTATTATCGCTCCATACTCTTGTCTGTTCATTTAAAGATAACTTGCCTATAATTCTCTCAAGTATTTTTATACGAATATTATCTGCTTTATCCGAAGCTAATCCGAGAGTTAATAAAAAGATGCAAGTAAATATGATTTTCATCTAAAAAGTATGCTCCAAAGTTAATAAAGCCCTTCTTTCCATAACAGGAACATTTACTCCGTTTATGGGTACTTCATGTGCTTTGTCTAAAAGGTTTTCGCCTTTTAGCTTTATCTCAAAATGTCTGTTAGGGGTATAGATTATTCCACACGAGTAATCATATCCCGCAGGCATATTTATTCCTTCAACAGAAATATATTTAGGTCTATAAACCAACTCATTATATATGTCGTATTTTCCAAGTTTGTTAAAAAGTTGAATAAGTCCGCCTTTTTCCGGACTAAAATATTTTTTACCTGTTATTTTATGCCATTCGAGAATGATTTTATTGTTAATATCAAATATATGTTCAACTCTTATATAGTTTCTTTCAAAGCTGCTTTTTTCATTTATGTTGATAAATTTTTTTAACACGTTATTAAAAACTATCGGGTTGTCCGCTTTTGCATAACCGCTACTTAGTGTTAAGGTCGTATCATTATATTTATAAATTATTTCCGCCGTGAGAGTTTTGTTTTTTATGCTTTTAAGTTCCGGATTTGGATTGATGTTAGGGGAGAAAGTCTTTTGTCTAAATGTAGGGTACGAATAAGACTTTATGGCAAAGAGCTTAAATGTTAAATCTTTTAAAGGAAGGGTTACGTAACCTAGCCTTAAAATATCCTCTGTCGAAGATTTTGCATTTTTATACTCATACCTGTCAACTTTTGCACTAATTGTTAAAAGGTTGTTCTCGTTTAGATTATACAAATACTCCATATATGCCATATATATGTTTTGTTGTTTTGGCTCCCAAGAAGTTCCGAAACTTACAAAGTCTCTTTCATATTTGTTTACATGAAAGTTGTTTTGTTTAAATTGTGTACCTATAAATAATTCACTATTTTCAAAGTTAAAATTTTTTTCTAATATTGCGCTATAAACATTACTCTCTATATTTGTTTCTAAATGTCTTGGCATACTGCCATCTGGCATCCAAATACCGTTTGCATCTTCATTTAATACATCTAACTCTTCATTGGAAAAGCTAAGGGTAAAATTTATACCGTTTTTAAAATGTTTGCTTGTTTGAATATAAAAATTTTGTGCATCTACATTGTTGTTTGTAGGGGTGTTTCCAAGTCCGCTAAATAAATCATATTTTTCTTTAGATGCACCAAACTCAATATCGTAAGATTTATCTTTTGAAAATTTAAAATAAACCTGACCTCTAACGTCGTCTCTTGATAAATCAAATCCGTTAGTTTTATAAGTTTCGTAATTATTTTTAGATATATCTATATTTGTTAAGTAAGAATATTCATCATTATTTGTTGCATCTATAACCCTGAAATGAACACTTTCTCTCGTATCAACCGATATTTGTGCAGATGTTGCATTTTCACGGGATGGGTCTTTTGTATATAGTTTGATTATCATACTTCCGGGTTCATTACCGAATGTAACGGAGTTTCCGGCTTGATAAACTTCAATATGGTCGATAAAATATAGGCTCATCTTTCCGTATTGTGTCAGGGCATTGCCAAGGGTAGCAGAATTTAGTTCATGAGAGTTTAAAAATATTTTGATTGGATTCAATCCAACCTGAGAAGCGCCGCTTTTTACAAGAGTCGTCATCCCTGTTTTCGTAGCTTGCAGGTTAAACATTCTGATAGTTTTTAAAACATCGTTAAGTGTATATGCCTGCATCCTGTCCAAGTCTTTTCGTGAAAAAAGAATCAGATGCCCGGCACTCTCTTTTTTTGTTTTATGATAAAGGGAGCTTGAATTTTCATACTGACCAAGCAATTCATCAAGCATTGCATCTTCAGCCAATAAAGAAGTCGATAAAAAAACCAATAAAAAAAATACCCTTTTTTTCATACAACCTTCCTTATGTTATGTTTGTATCTTATCTAATCCATTTTTAAAACAGACATAAACGCCTCTTGTGGGAGTTGGACTTTTCCGATAGATTTCATACGTTTCTTACCGGCTTTTTGTTTCTCAAGTAGTTTACGTTTACGGGTAATATCACCGCCGTAACATTTAGCGGTCACGTTTTTACCCATAGATTTTACGGTCTCACGTGCAATTACTTGATTTCCTAATGATGCTTGAACGGCTACTTCAAAAAGTTGACGCGGGATTAACTCTTTCATATTTTTTACAAGTGTACGACCGCGAGAAAGTGCAGAACTTCTTGGTACTATTACACTTAGTGCATCTACGACTTCTCCCGCTACTTTTACATCGAGTTTTACCAAATCACCCTCTTTAAAGTCTGTCGGTTCATAATCAAAAGATGCATAACCTTTAGATATGGACTTTAGGGTATCGTAAAAATCAATTACTATCTCATTCATCGGTAAAGAGTATTCAAGCATCACGCGTTCTTCGTTTAAGTATGTCATCTTATCTTGGATACCGCGTTTATTGATTAGAAGTGTCATAATATTTCCAAGGTATTCGCTAGGTGTTATAACGGTTGCTTTTACATACGGTTCTTCGATGCGCTCTATTTTTTGAACTTCAGGTAATTCAGACGGATTTTGTACTTGAACCATATCTCCGTTAGTTAGATACACGTCATATACAACCGATGGAGCAGTCGCTATTAAATCAAGGTTAAACTCACGCTCAAGACGCTCTTTAATAACTTCCATATGAAGCATACCCAAGAATCCTACACGGAATCCAAAACCAAGAGCGATAGAAGTCTCCGGTTCGTAAGATAAAGAGGAATCGTTAAGTTTGAGCTTGTCGAGTGCATCACGAAGCTCTTCAAATCTGTCCGTATCTATCGGGTATAATCCCGCAAATACAAAAGGTTTTGCAGGTTCATAGTCTCCAACAGGTTCCGCGCATGGATTTTTTGCATCTGTAAGAGTATCACCAACGTTTACGGCACCTACGTCTTTAAGTCCAAGTACAACAATACCAATCTCACCGCTTTTTATAGAATCTGTTTTTATTTTATGAATCGGATGCGGATACATCAAGTCAAGAACCTGATGCTGTTCGTTGTTACTCATAAGTTTAACCAGCTGACCTTTTGAAATCTCACCGTCAAACACACGAACAAGTGCAAGTGCTCCAAGGTATGAATCAAACCAGCTATCATATATAATAGCTTTTGTCGTAGCATCAGGGTCTCCAACAGGAGCAGGAATTCTCTCCACTATAGCATCTAAGAGTTCACGGATACCTATACCGCTTTTTGCAGAGGTTAAAACTGCATCCGTGGCATCTATACCAATAGCTTCTTCTATCTCTTCAGCTACACGCTCAGGTTCGGCAGCAGGTAGGTCAATCTTGTTTATTACGGGAATAAGTTCCAAATTGTTATCAAGTGCCAAGTAAACATTCGCAATAGTTTGTGCTTCAACACCCTGAGCTGCATCTACAATTAAGAGTGCACCGTCACTAGATGCTAATGATTTACTTACTTCATATGAAAAGTCAACGTGGCCCGGAGTGTCTATAAGGTTTAAGATATAAGGCTCGCCGTCTTTTACATAGTTTAAACGAACCGATTGAGCTTTAATAGTAATACCGCGTTCTTGCTCAATATCCATAGTATCCATCATCTGGCTTCCGAGTTCACGTTCCGTTACGCTTCCGCACTCTTGGATTATTCTATCGGCAAGTGTTGATTTACCGTGATCGATATGTGCGATGATCGAAAAGTTTCTAATATTTTTCAAATTGTTCCTCTTATGCAAAAAGACTGTTTACACTTTCATTATGATATACACGACGAATTACTTCAGCAAACAGCGGAGCTACCGATAGTACGTTTATTTTTTTATGAGGTTTTGTTACAAGAGTGTTTGTAATGATTAACTCATCTAACTCACCGTTTTCTAAATTATCATATGCTTTACCGCTAAGTACACCGTGAGTCGCACATGCCATAACAGATGTAGCACCTTTGTTTTTTAGTGCAGATGCGGCTTTTACCATTGTTCCTGCAGTATCAACCATATCGTCTATCATGATTACGTCTTTACCAGTTACATCACCGATTATGTTCATAACTTCACTCTCGTTTGCTTTTTCACGACGTTTATCGACTATAACCATATCCAAACCCATACGTTTTGCAAAGTAGCGTGCACGGGCAACACCACCGATATCAGGTGAAGCTATGATAGGGTTTTTTAGGTTTTTACTTTTTATATAATGTTCAAACGTAATTGAGCCGTATAAATTATCAACAGGAATATTAAAAAAACCTTGAATTTGACCTGCGTGTAAGTCTATAGTTACGACTCTGTCAATACCTGCAGTTTCATACATATCTGCAACAAGTTTTGCAGTAATTGGTACACGCGGAGCAGCTTTACGGTCTTGTCTTGCATATCCATAGTAAGGTACGACTGCAGTGATGCTAGAAGCAGATGAGCGGCGAAGAGCATCTGTCATAATAAGCAGTTCCATTAAGTTATCGTTTGAGGGTGCGCCTGTTGATTGCACTATAAATACATCACGTCCGCGTACAGATTCGGCAATTTGAACGGAAATCTCTCCGTCGCTAAACTTTTTAACATCAGCATTTGCCAAAGGCACATCTAAAATTTGGCAAATCTCATTTGCAAAATCAACACTTGCACTACCGGCAAAAATTTTATAACCACGCATTGGTTTTTCCTTTTTATGGATAAATTAATTTCGCAATTATATAAAAAAAGTGCTGATTATTTTGTTAAGACTAAAATTTATAGTATAAAAACATCATATAGTTTTTTAATTTTGATTTGGACTGTTCATCATAATCACGGTAGTCTTTTTTAATGTAGGATAATTGAAATGACATATTATACGAGAACTTATATAGTACAGACAGAGATAAAGAGTTTTCATAAACTTCTTCATAGTTTTGTATAGTTAAACCATCGTCGTGAAGTGCAAAAATATGATCTTTAAACCAGTATTCAAAAAGAGTTTGAAAATTATTTTTATTATGAGTTATTGATAGGGCATAAGTAGAGTAGTCTTTTTTAATCCCCCCTACATTTGAATCGGGTGATATCGAATCAAAAATTATTTTTGTATAAAAATTTCCCATTAAAGACTTATAATCGCCAAATGAAAAACCTATATATGGAGATACTTGTATTACAGATTTTACGTAAGTATTGCTGTAATGTGAATATGAAAGGTTTGTGCCAAGAGTAAATATACGAAGTTCTTTGTTTAAGCCTACAAGTATAGAAGATATACCGTTATACTCGCTATTTGAAGAGTGTATAAGATTTATCGCCGTGTATGCATTTAGATTGTTCTTATTATAAAAGTCGTACTTAGCCGCAAAGCTTAATTGTGAAAAGTCACTTAGGTTGCTATCGGATGAGTAGATTGTTTTTTTGTTTTCTAAGACCGCTTTAATATCTTTTGATTTAAAGTATATACCTAAATTGTAAGCTTTGTCTTTATCTGAAATGTAATAGTTTGTAGAACCGATAAACGGACTTAAAGTGTTTTCTTTTGCACAAATATTTGTATATAATAAGACTAATAAGATGCTAAAAATTGTAATTTTGTTCATGCTTGAAGTATGACGAAAAATCCCTTAACCGCTCTTTAAGTAAGTTTTTTGTATTATTTCGGACTTAATTTTATACAAGGATATGGCATGAAAAGAACATACCAACCTCATAACACGCCAAGAAAGCGTACTCACGGGTTCAGAAGTCGTATGGCTACAAAAAATGGTCGTAACGTATTAAGCCGTCGTCGTGCTAAAGGTCGTAAAAGATTGTCAGTTTAGGCGGATTTGACATCCTGAAACAACATCGTGAGTTTCAGTTTGTTTACAGAAAATCAAAAGGTACACATTCAGATTCTGTTGTACTTTTTCACCTCAAACAAGAAGGTGTAAAAAAGATAGGCTTTACGGCAACTAAAAAAATAGGTAATGCCGTAGTGCGAAATCGAAGCAAAAGAAGACTTAGGTCTCTTTTTGTAAAATATTCACCTTCACTTCAAGACGGCTTTTATGTATTTGTAGCCAAAGCAACCACATCTCAGATTCCAGCAAAAAATCTCCAAAACGATTTTGAAAAAGTATTGTCCCGTGCGAAGTGTTTTACTTAAAATTCTCTGGCTTTATCAAAAGTTTTTTACCCTTATAGGGTATGGCAGTTGCAGATACTATCCAACTTGCAGCGAATATGCTAAAATAAATTTCGAAAATAATTCACTTTTAAGTGCTTTTTATAACACTTTTACTAGAATACTAAGGTGTAATCAACTTTTTGAGGGCGGCATTGAATATCCGGAGCTGAATAAGCTGCGTTTAAAGCCTAAAAAAATGGGGATTAAATCTATAAAATATTGGTTGGTACCAAATAAAAAAAACCGTTTTTATATTATAAAAAATTTTTCATATAAGGGATAAATTTAATTATGTTTGACAACATGACTCCAAACCAAAGACTGATGAGTGCCGTACTTTTATCAGTTATTTTTTTCGTAGGCTATACGGCAATATTTCCGCCAAAGCAAGCAGAGGTTACTGAAGCAGAAGCTAAAGTTAAAACACAAGTTCAAACAAAAGCTGCGGCTCAAACAACACCTAACACTACAACACAAGTAAGTCAAAATCCTTCGGGACATGAAATAAGTGCTCAAGATAAAATAGCAGCTAGTGAATCCAGTAATATTTTAACGGTAACTAACCATGATTTTATTTTAAAAATGGACACATTGGGACGTATATCTTCTATGGAACTTTTACAAGAAAAGTTTAATGACAAAGATGGAAATCATGCCCAGATTATTCCTGTAAGCGGTGTTAAACCTTTATACGTAAGATTTTTAGACGAATCTTTAAATAACGAAGCTATGCAAACACCTTATACTGCGTCAACTTCAAAAATAGAACTCTCTGAAACACCGCAAAAAGTAACATTGACTCAAAAACTATCTAGTCTTACGGTAACAAAAGAGATTACTTTTTATAACGACGGTCACTACGATATAAACGTAAATTTATCTCAAGACAAAAGATACTTCATCTATTTAGGACAACGTCCTCAGCTAACAGAAAACATGATGACTGTTCACGGGGCTATGATCTATACCGGAGATGATTTAGTAACTATTATAGAAGACGGTGAAGCAGAAGGTCGCAAAAACTTTACCGATGTTAAATTAATCTCTGCATTTGATCAATATTCGGCAACTATTATGTACGGTTTTTCAAATGAGACAAACATTGTCGTCGAACGTGACCGTGATGACAATCCTGTCGTATATTTTGATGCATTGCAAAATATGAGCTTTAACGGTTATATTGGACAAAAAGAGTTTAAAACACTAAAAAATATTAATCCGATGCTGACTAATGCCATTGAGTACGGTTGGTTTACTTTTGCATCTAAGCCCTTATTCTCATTATTGTCATGGTTACACGGAATCTTTGGGAACTGGGGTTGGTCAATCATAGCACTTACTATTTTAGTAAGAATCGTTTTATATCCTTTAACTTACAAAGGTATGGTGTCGATGGCTAAACTTAAAGAGATAGCACCGCAGGTTAAAGAGAT
The genomic region above belongs to Sulfurimonas lithotrophica and contains:
- the grpE gene encoding nucleotide exchange factor GrpE is translated as MSKEEINEEIQKEPQEIEEEVTDISQESETDEDIIGNDFELVQKELQELKDTYARVHADFENIKKRLEREKYTAVEYANEKFAKDMIPVMDALDGAMKSVESDADKAELFDKLKEGIELTHKQFLTQLEKHGVTMVSHDEPFDPNIHNAVQSMDSDEVESGQIVQTFQTGYKYKNRPLREAMVIVAN
- a CDS encoding EAL domain-containing protein codes for the protein MFNKNLFVLITGIFLLIAINIFYINSSISQNQNIRDNVILEEVQSVSAFFKSFRKTYQDIFVEQHIKLTEENIQFLPVRTSNKLSQNLSDFLNAKIILRTVSDKPRNKINQANEKEISVMKEFLDKPEKEYILNHNNYIYKYYEPLYITKNCLKCHGSKEEAPKIIKENYKEAYNYELGDLRGIISFEIDKHSLMSVLEKENQVSIFYITANIIILTTIIAFLYYKMYRNNQKNEKVLTLKNNYLERKYIEFSQFLEAVGQSEILSKTDSKGIITYVNDKFSEISGYSKEELIGQSHNVLRHPDVDDKVYKLMWSTITHKKVYRGILKNKRKDGTSYHVDCTIVPILNENSEIKEYIAMRHYVEDMMNHTSMLLDILKSSKNLVLMLVKLDRYEELEEFYTKNITDIIENKFMSKSLAFLPPNSGFRRTFMLGNGEFAFIQEVKSEDKDFLEKLQSTIAEFQENVKKTKFIVEGYKYDPEVIVSYVIGSENLYEDAKLGLKYLVKNRLSLVEAKDFLNQSRKASQKNIDVINMIKEALENKKVVSYLQPIINNRTNKIDKYESLVRIIDNKNNVIVPFTFLEVSKKGGYYDLITRVVIDNVFNFLNTMDEKISINFSYLDIANNETLEYFYEKLENCKKCKNLIVELLEDERVKDFKGLEDFIFKVKSSGVQIAIDDFGEGYSNFSRLLRFHPDIIKIDGSLIKNINQNAHNRNVVETIVAFARKEKIKTVAEFVHSKEVLDVVNEIGIDFSQGFYLGEPRAV
- a CDS encoding ComF family protein, which translates into the protein MRCILCESLSFAHICKSCQKNFLKPQIYKRKIQNTQVISFYKYNDIKNLLHTKHTDAGYYIYNILAKNSFRKFAEEFEFSYPLYSIAIDDNSKSGYSHTAILNNQLKSTNIKPLFNKLQAKNDVSYSGKSKEYRLANPRNFELKNITMQEAILVDDIITTGSTLTQAINALKQKDINTVFCLTLADSSLK
- a CDS encoding EAL domain-containing protein, which translates into the protein MVKKKEFFLFLLLIFLSIFFIYIYVYIKQAQNDIFYRIEDNKIKNVGYVLQNIEKDIINNNAIKTEADLVNLLSDKKTREDYEQKISLFLTPNLKYIYLLYKDERNRFRFLLDASKEDKADFYQKFDVFNEKYNLLYKQSKPQVIRQSNMQNLYLTYLYPIKSSGKVIGILSVDITTKIQQTILQLVKPIETFFVILIIFTFLLLLMTAMQIFHYFITRKKIFTDPLTQTFNRNYLQEISPNLNLNHYSIAMLDLDRFKLINDTYGHKAGDFILSQTTMIIKSSIRDIDILIRYGGEEFLLLIHNRYSNNISSDICERIRENIHSHIFSYENNKIDMQISIGVYDNPAKEKNLNEAIKIADKMLYIAKKEGRNRIINYNETSDSTILSKSIDIEFVKQALYDNRVICFYQPIYDHNSKNIIKYEALVRIIDKNDEIIPPIYFLPGLKHTNIHYKLTQRILSVVFDKFKDSKESVSININFSDLINEDIENTITETFTANPNLASRVTFEILESDDIENIVLFKEKINLLHSFNAKVSIDDFGSGYSNFKTILDIEANFLKIDGSLVKNIDKNRKDFRVVKSIVHFAKEANMQTIAEFVHSKEVYEKLKELGVDYMQGYYIAQPSEKLITKEALFSKSVKDSI
- a CDS encoding TonB-dependent receptor plug domain-containing protein, which translates into the protein MKKRVFFLLVFLSTSLLAEDAMLDELLGQYENSSSLYHKTKKESAGHLILFSRKDLDRMQAYTLNDVLKTIRMFNLQATKTGMTTLVKSGASQVGLNPIKIFLNSHELNSATLGNALTQYGKMSLYFIDHIEVYQAGNSVTFGNEPGSMIIKLYTKDPSRENATSAQISVDTRESVHFRVIDATNNDEYSYLTNIDISKNNYETYKTNGFDLSRDDVRGQVYFKFSKDKSYDIEFGASKEKYDLFSGLGNTPTNNNVDAQNFYIQTSKHFKNGINFTLSFSNEELDVLNEDANGIWMPDGSMPRHLETNIESNVYSAILEKNFNFENSELFIGTQFKQNNFHVNKYERDFVSFGTSWEPKQQNIYMAYMEYLYNLNENNLLTISAKVDRYEYKNAKSSTEDILRLGYVTLPLKDLTFKLFAIKSYSYPTFRQKTFSPNINPNPELKSIKNKTLTAEIIYKYNDTTLTLSSGYAKADNPIVFNNVLKKFININEKSSFERNYIRVEHIFDINNKIILEWHKITGKKYFSPEKGGLIQLFNKLGKYDIYNELVYRPKYISVEGINMPAGYDYSCGIIYTPNRHFEIKLKGENLLDKAHEVPINGVNVPVMERRALLTLEHTF